CCGCTCGATCTGCTGCTCGAGCTGGTCGAGGAGAAGAAGCTCGACATTCTGACTGTGCGTCTCGGCGAGCTCGCCGACGCGTACCTCGCGCGCATACGTGCGCTCGATGCGCTCCCCGCGGAAGAGGTGTCCGCGTTCCTCGCGCTGGCCTCGCGCCTCGTCCTGCTCAAGGCGCGCAGCCTGTTGCCGTCGCTCCTGCCGCTCGCGGAGACCGACGAGGGCGAGAGCGAGGAGGATCTGCGCGCACGCCTGCTCGAGTACGCCGTCGTGCGGGAGCGCGCCGGCGCGCTCGGCGACCGTCTGCGCAGCGGCGAGCGCGGGTTCCATCGCGAAGGCGGAACGCCCGACCTGCCCCCGCGTGGCGGCGAGGTCCTCGCGCTCGCGGCCGCGTGGTCGAAGGTGCTCGCGCTCGCGTCGCGACCACGCGAGGAGGGCCTCGTCGCCCCGGGGGAGCGCTACTCGGTGGAGGAGCGCACCGCCGAGATCGAGGCCATCATCGCCGAGCGCGAGCAAGTGACATTCACCGAGCTGCTCAGCAGCGAGCCCACCCTCGGATGGGCTGTCGTAACGTTCATCGCGCTGCTCGACCTGTACCGGCGCAGCGTCATCGACCTCGAGCAGAGCGAGCTCTTCGCGGACATCCTTATCAGGAGAAAGCAGGCGGCATGAGATCAGGACTGGCGAACGCGGTCGAGAGCGTGCTCTTCGTGGCCGAGAAGCCCGTGTCCCGGGCGGAGCTCGCGCGCGTCGTCGGCGCGACGCCGAAGCAGGTCGAGACCGCGCTCGCGGAGCTCGCCGCGTCGTACCAGGGCACCGGCCTGCGGCTCGCGCACGATGGGGACGATTGGCAGCTCGTGACAGCGCCCGAGCACGCAGCGCACGTCGCCGCATATCTCGGTGCGGATCGCCTGCGTGTCTCGCCCGCGTCGCTCGAAACGCTCGCGATCATCGCGTACCGCCAGCCGGTCACGCGTGCCGACGTCGAATCGATCCGCGGCGTCAACTGCGATCAGACGATCTACACGCTGATGCAGCGGC
The genomic region above belongs to Candidatus Limnocylindria bacterium and contains:
- a CDS encoding ScpA family protein: PLDLLLELVEEKKLDILTVRLGELADAYLARIRALDALPAEEVSAFLALASRLVLLKARSLLPSLLPLAETDEGESEEDLRARLLEYAVVRERAGALGDRLRSGERGFHREGGTPDLPPRGGEVLALAAAWSKVLALASRPREEGLVAPGERYSVEERTAEIEAIIAEREQVTFTELLSSEPTLGWAVVTFIALLDLYRRSVIDLEQSELFADILIRRKQAA
- the scpB gene encoding SMC-Scp complex subunit ScpB yields the protein MRSGLANAVESVLFVAEKPVSRAELARVVGATPKQVETALAELAASYQGTGLRLAHDGDDWQLVTAPEHAAHVAAYLGADRLRVSPASLETLAIIAYRQPVTRADVESIRGVNCDQTIYTLMQRRLIEERGRREAPGRPILYGTTWEFLECFGLSSLDELPRALTPEGAIPGLGERDAVGDGSA